The region CGCGCCGTTCAAGACCATGGCGATCACCGTCGAGGGCGAGCTGCCCGAGAGCGTCACCGCCAAGGACCTGATCCTGGCGATCATCGCGAAGATCGGCACCGGCGGCGGCCAGGGCTATGTGCTCGAGTACCGCGGCTCCGCCATCGAGAAGCTCTCGATGGAGGCCCGGATGACCGTGTGCAACATGTCCATCGAGGCGGGCGCCCGCGCGGGCATGATCGCTCCGGACGAGACGACCTTCGCCTATCTGGATGGTCGCCCGCACGCTCCCCAGGGCGACGACTGGGACGCGGCCGTCGCGTACTGGCGCACCCTGCGCAGCGACGACGACGCGGTCTTCGACCGTGAGGTCGTCATCGACGCCTCCGAACTCGCCCCGTTCGTCACCTGGGGCACCAACCCCGGCCAGGGCGCTCCGCTGTCGGAGTCGGTCCCGGACCCGGCCTCGTTCGAGGACGCCAGCGAGCAGTTCGCCGCCGAGAAGGCCCTGGAGTACATGGGTCTGACGGCAGGTCAGCCGCTGCGCCACATCGCGGTGGACACGGTCTTCGTCGGTTCCTGCACCAACGGCCGCATCGAGGACCTGCGCTCCGCCGCCTCGGTGCTGTCCGGCCGCTCGGTGGCCGACGGCGTACGGATGTTGGTGGTCCCCGGCTCGGTACGGGTCGCCCTGCAGGCCGTCGAGGAGGGGCTGGACAAGGTGTTCACCGCCGCCGGCGCCGAGTGGCGGCACGCGGGCTGCTCGATGTGCCTGGGCATGAACCCCGACCAGCTCGCGCCCGGTGAGCGCTCGGCGTCCACGTCCAACCGCAACTTCGAGGGCCGGCAGGGCAAGGGCGGCCGGACCCATCTGGTCTCGCCGCAGGTCGCCGCCGCCACCGCGGTACTGGGCCATCTGGCCTCGCCCGCCGATCTGTCCGACGCGGCCGTATCGACTCCCGTGGGGGCCTGAGCAGACATGGAAGCATTCACCACACACACCGGCCGGGCCGTTCCGCTGCGCCGCAGCAACGTGGACACGGACCAGATCATCCCGGCGCACTGGCTCAAGAAGGTCACCCGCGACGGCTTCGAGGACGGACTCTTCGAGGCCTGGCGCAAGGACCCGGAGTTCGTGCTCAACACGGCCGCGTACAAGGGCGGAACGGTGCTGGTGGCCGGTCCCGACTTCGGCACCGGCTCCTCGCGCGAGCACGCGGTATGGGCGCTGCAGAACTACGGCTTCAAGGCCGTCATCTCGTCCCGCTTCGCCGACATCTTCCGCGGCAACTCCCTCAAGAACGGGCTGCTGACCGTCGTCCTGCCGCAGGAGACCGTGGACCGGCTGTGGAAGCTGGTCGAGGCGGACCCCACCGCGGAGGTCACCGTGGACCTCGTCGACCGCCAGGTTCGAGCCGAGGGCATCACGGCTGATTTTGAGCTTGACGAGAATGCCCGGTGGCGACTCCTGGAGGGGCTGGACGACATCAGTCTCACCCTCAGGGAGGACGAATCCATCGCCGCGTACGAGGCGCGTCGTCCCTCCTTCAAGCCGAGCACGGTGGTGGTCTGACCCCCCGGTTCTCCCTGTACAGAGCGGGTTTGGCAAGATGCGCCGCCGGTCCTCGGACCGGCGGCGCATCGGCATGTTGAGGCCCCGTGAAGCGACAACTCGCCTCAGATGGCACAATCAGTGCATGGAACGCGACGGCCAACTCGAGCTCTACGGCATCGTCGCCGACCGGCTCAAGGAAGCGCACGCAAGGGTGCGCGCACTGCAAGTCCCGGAGGGCGTACGGATGGCGCTGTCCCGGAAGCTGCTGGTCATCACCTCAGCGGCGAAACACGATCTCGCAGATGCGGCAAAGCGTCTGGAGCGGTTGATGAACGACCTCGACGAGGGCCGTTTCCCCCAAGATCCCGACACCGACGGAAGTCCGTGACGATCGAGTGCGTTGCGGCACAAGGGTGATTAGCCCGTTTCGTGTTTGATTTGCGGTATATATCTGCCTAACGTGCGAAAAGGCTTGAACACATTGATTCCGGCAATGTCTCCGAAGGGGAAGACGTGAACAAGGCGCAGCTCGTAGAAGCGATTGCCGACAAGGTTGGCGGCCGTCAGCAGGCCGCCGAAGCCGTCGACGCAGTTCTGGACGCCATCGTCCGGGCGGTCGTCGCCGGGGAGCGAGTTTCAGTCACTGGATTTGGTTCGTTCGAGAAGGTGGAACGGCCCGCCCGGTACGCCCGTAACCCGCAGACCGGGGAGCGCGTGAGGGTCAAGAAGACCTCGGTGCCCCGCTTCCGTGCCGGTCAGGGGTTCAAGGACCTGGTGAGCGGCTCCAAGAAGCTCCCGCGCGGCGGTGAGGTCGCCGTGAAGAAGGCCCCCAAGGGCAGCCTCCAGGTCGCCGCGAAGAAGGCCGCGGCCAAGAAGGCGACCGCCAAGAAGGCTCCTGCGAAGAAGACGACGGCCAAGAAGGCGACGGCCAAAACGGCCCCGGCCAAGGCCGCCGCCAAGAAGGCCCCCGCCAAGAAGGCGACGGCCAAGACGGCGCCCGCCAAGGCCGCCGCCAAGAAGGCCCCGGCGCGCAAGACGAGCGCCCGTAAGACCACCACGAAGAAGACCACCGCCAGGAAGCGCTAAGCCGGCGGCGCACAGGCGCCGCACTGTTCACGCGCCGGGCCGGGCTCCCCGAGGGAGCCCGGCCCGCGGTGCTGTCTGCGGTGCTGTCCGTGGCGTTCAGAACGTCTGCAGCGTGACGAAGACGACCCGGCGCTGCTCGCCCTCGCCCTCCACCTCGATCCGCACCCGCTGGCCCGGGCGCAGCATCCGCAGCCCCCCGGCGTCGAAGGCCGCGGTGTCGAACGGCAGCGGGGTGCCGTCGTCGAGCAGCACGCTGCCGGCGCGGGTCTCGGGGTCGTACGTATAGGCGGTTCCCTGCATGTCCGCCAGCCTAGCCCTGGTGTGGGCGCCCACGCCCAGGGCCACCGCCGCGCGCAGATCCACGGCCGTGTCCACGTCGCGCCGCACCGAGTCCACCCCCGCCAGCTCGATCTCCCGCGCCCCCGACGCCCGGTGCCGGGCCCGTGAGGCGCCCCCGAAGGCGGGCGCCAGATCGGCACCGGGCGCCGCCGAGAGGAGGGTCGTGCCCACCCCCGCGGTGTCCGCCAGAAAGGCGCGTGGGAAGCCGGAGGCGGCCTCGAGCACCAGGTCGAGCTCCGCGGGCCGCAGCGCCGGGAGATCGGCGTTCATCGCCGCCACGGCGGCCCCCGGCCGCTCCCCGCGGACGGCGAGGGCGCCGTGCGCCAGCGCCGCGTTCAGCCCGCGCCCCGGGGAGTCGGGCAGGATCCGGGCGCCGAGGGCGGAGAGCTCACGTCCGGCGAGCGGGTCGTCGGTGACGACGGTCACCCCCCGCACCCAGCGGCTCGCCAGCGCCGCGTCCACCGTGTCCTGAGCGAACGACAGCGCGAGCGAGGCCCGGAGGCCGTCCCCCGCGGCGTCGGAGAGCCTGGTCTTCGCCCGTGACAAGGGCTTCAGCGGCACCACGAGGGTCCAGGTCACAGGGGCTCCGTTTCTTCCCACGGGCCTCATTCTGACCTGCTGCCCGGCTCGCCGAAGACGTGCGGGGTTACGGTGTTCTCGACAGACAGGGTGCCTGGAGCGACACTTGTGCGGCTGCAGGGGACGACAGCAAGCCAGCAGGTCAGCAGGGTCCAAGAGAGGATGTTCCGAGTGTCCGGCCGCAGAATCGGCTTCTGGTACCGCACGGCAGCGGTCTTGTGCAAACCGCCGCTGGTGGTTCTGTTCAAGCGGGACTGGCACGGAATGGAGCACATTCCGGCCGACGGTGGATTTATCACCGCGATAAATCACAACTCGTATCTCGACCCCCTCTCCTACGCGCACTTCCAGTACAACACCGGCAGGGTGCCGCGCTTCCTCGCCAAGGCCGCCCTCTTCAGGGGCGGCTTCATGGGCACCATGCTCCGCGGCACCGGCCAGATCCCCGTCTACCGCGAGTCCACCGATGCCGCCAACGCCTTCCGGGCCGCCGTGGACGCCATCAACAAGGGCGAGTGCGTGGCCTTCTACCCCGAGGGCACCCTCACCCGCGACCCCGACATGTGGCCCATGCGCGGAAAGACCGGTGCGGCGCGGGTCGCGCTGCTCACCAAGGCCCCCGTCATCCCCGTCGCCCAGTGGGGCGCCAACGAGGCCGTGCCGCCGTACGCCAAGGAGAAGCGGGTCCGCCTCTTCCCGCGCAAGACGCTCAAGGTGCTCGCCGGCCCGCCGGTGGACCTGTCCGGGTTCTACGGCCAGGAGCCCACCGCGGAGGTCCTCCGGGCGGCCACCGACGTCATCATGGACGCCATCACCGACCTCCTCTCCGAGGTGCGCGGAGAGCCGGCGCCCGTTCACCGGCCCGGCCGGGCCATCAGCACCAGCACCGACGGCCCGCCGCTCCCGCTGGCCGATGAGGAGAGCAAGTGACGCGCTGCGCCGTCTTCGGCACCGGCTCCTGGGGCACCGCCTTCGCGATGGTGCTCGCCGACGCCGGCTGCGAGGTGACGCTGTGGGGCCGCCGGCCCGGTGTCGTCGAGGCCATCAACACCGGCCGCACCAATCCCGACTACTTCCCCGGGGTGCGGCTCCCCGACGGCGTGCGGGCCACCACCGACCCGGCCGAGGCCGCGGCCGGCGCGGAGTTCACCGTCTTCTCCGTGCCCTCCCAGACGCTGCGCGGCAACCTCTCCGAATGGGCCCCGCTGCTGGCCGCCGACACCGTGCTGGTCTCCCTGATGAAGGGCGTCGAACTCGGCACGGCCAAGCGGATGAGCGAGGTCGTGCAGGAGGTCGCCAAGGCGCCCGCGGAGCGCGTCGCGGTGCTCACCGGGCCCAACCTCGCCAAGGAGATCGCCGCCCGGCAGCCCGCCGCCTCCGTGGTGGCCTGCCCGGACGAGAGCGTGGCCCGCCGCCTCCAGACCGCCTGCCACACCGCGTACTTCCGCCCGTACACCAACACCGACGTGGTCGGCTGCGAGCTGGGCGGCGCGGTGAAGAACGTCATCGCGCTGGCCGTGGGCATCGCCGACGGCATGGGGCTCGGCGACAACACCAAGGCGTCGCTCATCACCCGCGGCCTCGCCGAAACGACCAGGCTGGGCCTGGCGATGGGCGCCGACGCGCACACCTTCGCGGGCCTGGCGGGCATGGGCGACCTCGTCGCCACCTGCTCCTCCCCGCTCTCCCGCAACCACACCTTCGGCACCAACCTGGGGCGCGGGATGACGCTGGAGGAGACCATCGCGGTCACCAAGCAGACCGCGGAGGGCGTCAAGTCGTGCGAGTCCGTGCTGGATCTCGCCCGGCGCTTCGATGTCGACATGCCCATCACCGAGACCGTCGTCGAGATCGTGCACGACGGCAAACAGCCGCTTGTCGCACTCAAAGAGCTGATGTCCCGCAGCGCCAAGGCCGAGCGGCACTGACGCCACGCGGACCGCAAGGTAACCTCGACGCGATATGAGCAGCCAGACCCCTTCCCCAGGCCCTGTCCCGGCTTCTTCCGGAGGCGAGCGGCACAAGCCGCGCGTCGCGGTCGTCTTCGGCGGCCGCAGCTCCGAGCACGCCATCTCGGTGGTCACCGCGGGCGCCGTGCTGCGCGCCATCGACCGCGAGAAGTACGACGTGCTGCCGATCGGCATCACCGCTGACGGCCGTTGGGCGCTGACCGCCGACGAGCCCGAGCGGATGGGCATCGCGGGCCGCGAGCTGCCCAGCGTGGAACGGCTCGCCGAGTCCGGCGAAGGTTCGGTCGTCCTCCCGGTCGACCCGGGGAACCGTGAGGTCGTCTACAGCGAGCCGGGGTCGGTGCCCAAGGCGCTGGGCGACGTCGACGTCGTCTTCCCCATGCTGCACGGCCCGTACGGCGAGGACGGCACCCTTCAGGGGCTGCTGGAGCTGTCCGGGGTGCCGTATGTGGGCGCCGGGGTGCTCGCCTCCGCCGTGGGCATGGACAAGGAGTACATGAAGCGGGTGTTCGTCTCCTTCGGGCTGCCCGTCGGCCCGTACGAGGTGATCCGCCCCCGGGAGTGGCAGCAGGAACCTTCCGCCGCCCGCCGCCGGATCGTGGAGTTCGCCGCGGAGCACGGCTGGCCGCTCTTCGTGAAGCCCGCGCGGGCCGGCTCGTCCATCGGCATCACCAAGGTCGAGGACCCGGCGGACCTGGACGAGGCCATCGAGGAGGCCCGGCGCCACGACCCGAAGGTCATCGTGGAGGCGCTGCTGCGCGGCCGCGAGATCGAATGCGGGGTGCTGGAGTACGAGGACGGGCCGCGCGCGAGCCTGCCCGCCGAGATCCCGCCGGTCTCCTCCCACGCCTTCTACGACTTCGAGGCGAAGTACATCGACTCGGCGGCCGGCATCGTGCCCGCGCCGCTCACCGAGGAGCAGACCCGGCGGGTCCAGGAGCTCGCGGTGGCCGCCTTCGACGCGGCGTCCTGCGAGGGGCTGGTCCGGGCCGACTTCTTCCTGCTGGACAGTGGCGAGTTCGTGATCAACGAGATCAACACCATGCCCGGCTTCACCCCGATCTCGATGTACCCGCGCATGTGGCAGGAGAGCGGTGTGAGCTACCCCGAGCTGGTGGACCGGCTGCTGCAGGCCGCGCTGCGCCGCTCGACGGGGCTGCGCTAGGGCCCAGGCCCCTAGGCCACGCCCTTGGGCACCGTCTTCTTGACGGCCTTGGCGAGGTCGATCAGGGCGTTGATCTCGGGGGCGTACTTCCTGGGCACGGTCACCTCGACATACGCCCGGCGAAGTACGGTGGTGAAGCGGTAGCCGTCCTTTTGCTTCTCCGGCAGCCACTCGACGCCGTTCACCTCGGCCGACTCGGTCGTGGAGCCCATGGCCGCCGGCCGGGGGACCCCGCAGCGCAGTTGCACGGCGGGGTCCCCCCACACGGCTGTGTAGTCCGAGGCGGGATCGGTGGTGCCCCGCTTCAGCCCGTTCACGGTGGTGGGCAGTTCCTTGTGGAGTGCTCGGCACACCGCCGCCGCCTGCGCGGACGGCGAGGGAACCGTGAGCGCCACGCTGTCGTCGGAATCCCCGATGAAGGAGCAACCGGCCACCGGCACCAGGGCCAGCGCCATGGTGGCGGAGAGCGGAACGAGCCTTCGGGTGAGACTACGGTGTGCGCATTCCATCGGCCGAGCATACGGGGGAGCTAGAGATGGACGACCGGGCAGGTGAGAGTACGAGTGATGCCTTCGACTTGCTGGACTTTCGCGACCACCATGCGGCCGAGTTCATCGACCGTGTCGGCCTGGGCGCGGACGATCACGTCGTAAGGGCCCGTGACGTCCTCCGCCTGTATCACCCCGGGGAGCTTGGCGATGACGTCGGCCACGGTCGAGGCCTTGCCGACCTCGGTTTGGATCAGGATGTACGCCTGTACCACGGAACCTCCAGGGCGGCTACGAGGATCATGTGGAGAGAAGGGACGCCACGGTACCGCGTCGCCATGCGGCGCGGGGAGACCCGCGCGGGGAGCGCGGTGTGGTGGGCAAGCGGCCACGAGCACGAAGGGGCGATGGGATGAAGGGCACCGTGGGCGAGTTGGGGGAGTTCGGGCTCATCAGAGAGCTCACCTCCCGGCTCACCACCACCCCGGCGGTGAGGTTGGGGCCCGGTGACGATGCCGCGGTTGTGGCCGCGCCCGACCGGAGGGTCGTGGCCAGTACGGATGTCCTGCTGGAGGGCAGGCACTTCCGCAGGGACTGGTCCACCGCCTATGACGTCGGCCGTAAGGCCGCGGCCCAGAACCTGGCGGACATCGCGGCCATGGGCGCGGTGCCGACCGCGCTGCTGCTCGGCCTGGTGGTCCCCGCCGATCTGCCGGTGACCTGGCCGGCCGAGCTGATGGACGGCATCCGCGACGAATGCCAGGTCGCGGGCGCGGCCGTGGTCGGCGGCGATGTGGTGCGCGGGGACACCATCACCGTGGCCATCACCGCCCTGGGCGATCTGCGCAACCATGAGCCGGTCACCCGATCCGGTGCCCAGCCCGGCGACGTTGTCGCCGTCACCGGATGGCTGGGCTGGTCGGCGGCCGGACACGCGGTGCTCTCACGCGGCTTCCGCTCGCCGCGGGCCTTCGTCGAGGCGCACCGCCGGCCGGAACCGCCGTACCACGCCGGTCCCGCCGCCGCCGGGCTCGGCGCGACCGCCATGACCGATGTGAGCGACGGGCTGGTGGCCGACCTCGGGCATATCGCGGAGGCCAGCAAGGTCCGTATCGATCTGCGCTCGGGGGACATCGACATCCCCTCGCAGATGTCGGACATCGGTCAGGCGGTGGGCGTCGATCCGCTGCAGTGGGTGCTCAGCGGGGGAGAGGACCACGCGATCGTGGCCACTTTCCCGCCCGACGCCAAGCTGCCGGCCCGCTGGAAGGTGATCGGCGAGGTGCTGAACCCCTCGGCGCTGCCCCAGGTGACGGTGGACGGAGCCCCCTGGGCCCATGGGGGCTGGGACCACTTCGGCGACGGTGAGGGTGCCGAGTGACGGCAAGGGCAATGCCGAGTCGGAGATAGGGGCGCCGAGCCGGCGGTAAGAGCGTCGAGTCCGCCGTAAGGGCGTCGAGTCGTTGGCAGGGAGCCGCGTCGGCGGTTAAGGGCGCCGAGGGGGGACATCGGGGGCGCGGGGGCGGCGAGTAGATTCGCCCCATGGTCCTGCCTCCTCGTATCCCCCGCCCCTCCCATGACGGCTCGGCGCCCGTGCGCGTCCTCACCGTCGCCGGATCGGACTCCGGCGGCGGTGCGGGTATCCAGGCCGATCTGAAGACCATGCTGGCCCTCGGCGCCCACGGC is a window of Streptomyces violaceusniger Tu 4113 DNA encoding:
- a CDS encoding Lrp/AsnC family transcriptional regulator, with amino-acid sequence MVQAYILIQTEVGKASTVADVIAKLPGVIQAEDVTGPYDVIVRAQADTVDELGRMVVAKVQQVEGITRTLTCPVVHL
- a CDS encoding D-alanine--D-alanine ligase family protein: MSSQTPSPGPVPASSGGERHKPRVAVVFGGRSSEHAISVVTAGAVLRAIDREKYDVLPIGITADGRWALTADEPERMGIAGRELPSVERLAESGEGSVVLPVDPGNREVVYSEPGSVPKALGDVDVVFPMLHGPYGEDGTLQGLLELSGVPYVGAGVLASAVGMDKEYMKRVFVSFGLPVGPYEVIRPREWQQEPSAARRRIVEFAAEHGWPLFVKPARAGSSIGITKVEDPADLDEAIEEARRHDPKVIVEALLRGREIECGVLEYEDGPRASLPAEIPPVSSHAFYDFEAKYIDSAAGIVPAPLTEEQTRRVQELAVAAFDAASCEGLVRADFFLLDSGEFVINEINTMPGFTPISMYPRMWQESGVSYPELVDRLLQAALRRSTGLR
- a CDS encoding DUF3515 domain-containing protein is translated as MECAHRSLTRRLVPLSATMALALVPVAGCSFIGDSDDSVALTVPSPSAQAAAVCRALHKELPTTVNGLKRGTTDPASDYTAVWGDPAVQLRCGVPRPAAMGSTTESAEVNGVEWLPEKQKDGYRFTTVLRRAYVEVTVPRKYAPEINALIDLAKAVKKTVPKGVA
- a CDS encoding NAD(P)H-dependent glycerol-3-phosphate dehydrogenase, with amino-acid sequence MTRCAVFGTGSWGTAFAMVLADAGCEVTLWGRRPGVVEAINTGRTNPDYFPGVRLPDGVRATTDPAEAAAGAEFTVFSVPSQTLRGNLSEWAPLLAADTVLVSLMKGVELGTAKRMSEVVQEVAKAPAERVAVLTGPNLAKEIAARQPAASVVACPDESVARRLQTACHTAYFRPYTNTDVVGCELGGAVKNVIALAVGIADGMGLGDNTKASLITRGLAETTRLGLAMGADAHTFAGLAGMGDLVATCSSPLSRNHTFGTNLGRGMTLEETIAVTKQTAEGVKSCESVLDLARRFDVDMPITETVVEIVHDGKQPLVALKELMSRSAKAERH
- a CDS encoding thiamine-phosphate kinase encodes the protein MKGTVGELGEFGLIRELTSRLTTTPAVRLGPGDDAAVVAAPDRRVVASTDVLLEGRHFRRDWSTAYDVGRKAAAQNLADIAAMGAVPTALLLGLVVPADLPVTWPAELMDGIRDECQVAGAAVVGGDVVRGDTITVAITALGDLRNHEPVTRSGAQPGDVVAVTGWLGWSAAGHAVLSRGFRSPRAFVEAHRRPEPPYHAGPAAAGLGATAMTDVSDGLVADLGHIAEASKVRIDLRSGDIDIPSQMSDIGQAVGVDPLQWVLSGGEDHAIVATFPPDAKLPARWKVIGEVLNPSALPQVTVDGAPWAHGGWDHFGDGEGAE
- a CDS encoding lysophospholipid acyltransferase family protein — translated: MSGRRIGFWYRTAAVLCKPPLVVLFKRDWHGMEHIPADGGFITAINHNSYLDPLSYAHFQYNTGRVPRFLAKAALFRGGFMGTMLRGTGQIPVYRESTDAANAFRAAVDAINKGECVAFYPEGTLTRDPDMWPMRGKTGAARVALLTKAPVIPVAQWGANEAVPPYAKEKRVRLFPRKTLKVLAGPPVDLSGFYGQEPTAEVLRAATDVIMDAITDLLSEVRGEPAPVHRPGRAISTSTDGPPLPLADEESK
- the leuC gene encoding 3-isopropylmalate dehydratase large subunit; this translates as MGRTLAEKVWDDHVVRHAEGEPDLLFIDLHLLHEVTSPQAFDGLRKAGRTVRRTDLTLATEDHNTPTLDIDKPIADPVSRAQLETLRKNCAEFGVRLHPLGDVEQGVVHVVGPQLGLTQPGTTVVCGDSHTSTHGAFGALAFGIGTSQVEHVLATQTLPLAPFKTMAITVEGELPESVTAKDLILAIIAKIGTGGGQGYVLEYRGSAIEKLSMEARMTVCNMSIEAGARAGMIAPDETTFAYLDGRPHAPQGDDWDAAVAYWRTLRSDDDAVFDREVVIDASELAPFVTWGTNPGQGAPLSESVPDPASFEDASEQFAAEKALEYMGLTAGQPLRHIAVDTVFVGSCTNGRIEDLRSAASVLSGRSVADGVRMLVVPGSVRVALQAVEEGLDKVFTAAGAEWRHAGCSMCLGMNPDQLAPGERSASTSNRNFEGRQGKGGRTHLVSPQVAAATAVLGHLASPADLSDAAVSTPVGA
- the leuD gene encoding 3-isopropylmalate dehydratase small subunit, giving the protein MEAFTTHTGRAVPLRRSNVDTDQIIPAHWLKKVTRDGFEDGLFEAWRKDPEFVLNTAAYKGGTVLVAGPDFGTGSSREHAVWALQNYGFKAVISSRFADIFRGNSLKNGLLTVVLPQETVDRLWKLVEADPTAEVTVDLVDRQVRAEGITADFELDENARWRLLEGLDDISLTLREDESIAAYEARRPSFKPSTVVV
- a CDS encoding HU family DNA-binding protein, whose product is MNKAQLVEAIADKVGGRQQAAEAVDAVLDAIVRAVVAGERVSVTGFGSFEKVERPARYARNPQTGERVRVKKTSVPRFRAGQGFKDLVSGSKKLPRGGEVAVKKAPKGSLQVAAKKAAAKKATAKKAPAKKTTAKKATAKTAPAKAAAKKAPAKKATAKTAPAKAAAKKAPARKTSARKTTTKKTTARKR